Sequence from the Janthinobacterium lividum genome:
GCCACGCCAAGCTGATGATCATCGAGACGGAACGCAGCCTGCATACGCAGTACGAAATGGCGCGCGACAGCGACGCGCCCGAGTCACTGCTGCTGGCCCTGCTGGAAATGCGCGTGATTCCCTACTTCTCCGACGCCGACAGCGACGGCATGTACGCGGCGCAGATCGGCGAAAACTGGTTCCGCTACTGCGCCGCGCCCACCATCTGCCTGGGCCGCATGACGTATTTCTGGGCCCTGTTCGACGTGCCGGCGCACCAGTTGGGGCAGCCGGTGATGTCCTACGCGCAATTTCTGCGGGCGGGCGCAGGCGATAGCGTCAGCGCTTAAGACTAGCCTTCCCGCAAGGTCTGCAGGGGAGGATGTTTCAGCACGTTACGCAAGCCCAGCCAGCCGCCGGCAATCGCGCACAGGGCACCGGCCAGCAAACCAAAGGCCCACACGCCGGGCGCGAAGCTCCAGGCGAACTTGAACTGGTACGTGGCCAGCGCCCAGCCCATGGCGGCCGCGCCCGATGCCGCCAGCAAGCCGGCCAGGGCGCCGACGAGCGAAAACTCGATCAACTGGGCCTGCGCCAGCTGGCGCCGCGTGGCGCCCAGCGCGCGCAGCAGTCCCGCTTCGCGCGTGCGCTCGTCCTGCGAGCCCATCAGGGCCGCATACAGCACCAGCAAGCCCGATGCCAGCGTGAAGGCAAACAGGAATTCCACGGCCGTGACCACCTGGTCCAGCACGCCCTGGATTTGCTTGAGCACGCCGCCCACGTCGACCACCGTCAGGTTCGGATAATCGCGCAGCAAGGCATTGCCCAGGTCCGCCTGCGCGGGCGGCAGGTGAAAGGCCGTGATCCACGTCTGCGGCGTGTCCGCCATCGCGGCCGGATTGATGATGACAAAGAAATTGACGCGCATCGAGCCCCATTCCAGCTTGCGCAAGCTGGTAATGGCCGCTTCCACGGGCTGGCCGGCGATGTCGAAGCGCAGCTTGTCGCCCAGTTTCAGTTTCAATGTCTTGGCGATGCCCTCCTCCACCGATGCCTCGGCCGGCGCACCGGGCCCATTGCCGAACCACTTGCCGGCGACCAGCTTGTTTTCTTCCTGCATCGTGGCCATCGTCGACAGGTTGAATTCGCGGTCGGCCAGGCCCTTGGCCCGGTCATCCTCGTAGGTGGTTTCCGTGATGGCGTTGCCATTCACGGCCACCAAACGCCCGCGTATCATCGGATACAAGGGCGCGTTGGCCACGCCGGCCTGGGCCAGGCGCGCGGCGATCGGCTCTTTCTGTTCCGGCAGGATATTGATCATGAAGCGGTTCGGCGCGTCCGGCGGCGTGGCATTGCGCCAGGCCACCATCAGGTCGCCGCGCACCACCGTCAGCAGCAGCAAGGCCATCAGGCCCAGCGCCAGCGACACCACCTGGATGACGGTGGCGCCCGGGCGGCGCTGCAGGGAAGTGACGGCAAAACGCCAGCCCTGGTGATTGAAGGCGCCGCGCAGGGTTTTCAGCGAGCGGATGCCCAGCCAGCCGGCTAGGCCGAACAGGGCGAAACCGCCGAGGAAGCCGGCCGCCGTCAGCAGCGCCAGTTTCACGTCGCCCGCCTGCCACAACAGCAGCACGACGAAGGCGGCGATGCCCAGGCCGTACGTGGCCACGGCCAGCGCCTGCGGCGGCTCCTGTTCGCGGCGGATCACGCGGTTATGGGGAACATTGCGCAACTGCAAAATCGGCGGCAGGGCAAAGCCCAGCAGCAACAGCATGCCGGTGGCCACGCCCTGCAGCGCGGGCAGCATGGAGACGGACGGCAAGTCGCTCTGCACCAGCTTGCCCAACAGCTCCAGCAATACCAGGTGGCCGCCGAAGCCCACCATCACGCCGACCACGCTGCCGGCCAGGCCAACGAGCAGGAATTCGATCACGTACATGGCCGTGACCTGGTTTTGCGTCAAGCCCAGGCAGCGCAGCATGGCGCAGGCGTCCAGGTGGCGCAGCATGAAGCGGCGCGCCGCCATGGCCACGGCGACGGCCGCCAGCATGGCCGACAGCAAGCCGACGAGCGACAGGAAACGGTCGGCGCGGTCCAGGGTCGACTGCATCTGCGGACTGCCCGATTCCAGCGACTCGATGCGCACGCCCTTGATGGCCTGCGTCTTGATCTGGCTTTCCAGCCAGGTTTGATATTGCGCAAGCTCGGCCGCCTTAGCGGGTGGAGCCGACAGCAGCAGCCGGTATGACACGCGCGAACCGTTCTGCACCAGCGCCGTGGCGGCAAGATCACTGAGGGGCAGCATCACGCGCGGCGCGAAATTGAGGAAGGAGGCGCCGCGGTCCGGCTCGCTGGCGATCAGTTGCGTGACCGTAAATGCCTTGTCGCCCAGGGTCAGGGTGTCGCCCAGCCTGGCGTTCAGGCTGGACAGGATGGCCGCATCGACCCACAGGGTGCCGGGCGCCGGCACCTGGTCGGTTGGCCGTCCCACGGCATCCTGCGCCTCGCTCGGTTTGGTCGTGATTTTCAGCTTGCCCCGCTGCGGGTAGCCGGGCGAGACGGCCTTGATGGACGCCAGCTGCGACAGCGACTGTTCGCCCTCGCCCGCCTGCGCCATGCTGGGAAACGTCACCGTGTCGGCCAGGAGGAAGCCGCGCTTCTGCGCTTCCGCGCGCCATGCGGCATTGACGGGCTGGTCGGCGCTGATGACCAGGTCGGCCCCCAGCAACTGGTGCGCGTCGCGGTTCAGGCCCGCGCGCAGGCGGTCGACGAAGAAACCCACGGCCGACAGGGCCGCCACGGCGACGATCAGCGCGACGAGCAGGAAACGCAGTTGCCCGGCGCGCCAGTCGCGGCCGGTCATTTTCAGGGAGAGGCGGAACATGGGCGGCGGGTCTTTATGAAGATGTTATTGCGCGATGCCGTGGGCGGCCGCGTGCTGGGCGAAATACGCATCGACGGTAGCGAGGAAGGCGTCTTTCTGCGCTTGCGGCAGGAAGGCGGCGATGAAACCGTTGCGCGCCAGGCGTTGCGCGTGGGACAGGCCCAGCGGCAAGGCGTCGAAGATGGCGTCGAAATTGTCGTTCATGTAGCCGCCGAAATACGCGGGATCGTCCGAGTTCACCGTCACCAGCAGGCCCGCGTCGAGCAGTTGCACCAGGTTGTGGTCATGCATCTGGTCGAACACGCGCAGCTTGGTGTTCGACAGCGGGCAGACCGTCAAGGCGACCTGTTCGCGCGCCAGGCGGGCCGTCAGTTCCGCGTCTTCCAGGCAGCGCACGCCATGGTCGATGCGTTCGACCTGCAAGTCGTCGAGCGCCGTGCGGATGTAGGCGGGCGGACCTTCCTCGCCCGCGTGGGCCACCAGGTGCAGGCCCAGCTCGCGGCAACGGGCAAACACGCGCGAGAATTTCTCGGGCGGGTTGCCCACTTCCGACGAGTCGAGACCGATGCCGATGAATTTGTCGCGGTGCGGCAGCGCGTCTTCCAGGGTCTCGAACGCTTCTTCCTCGCTCAGGTGGCGCAGGAAGCACAGGATCAGGGCCGCGCTGACGGGACTGTCCTGGCAGGCGCGGTGGATGCCGTTGATCACGTCAGCCATGGCCACGCCGCGCGCCGTGTGGGTTTGCGGGTCGAAGAAGATTTCCGTGTGCAGCACGTTATCGGCTTCGGCGCGGCGCAGGTAGGCTTGCGTCATGTCATAGAAATCCTGCTCTTTCAAGAGCACGCTTGCGCCAGCGTAATAAATGTCGAGAAAAGACTGCAAATCCGTAAAAGCATAGGCGCTGCGCAAGTGTTCCACCGATTCATAGCCCAGCGGCACGCCATTGCGCTCGGCCAGTGCGAAAATCAGTTCTGGCTCCAGCGAGCCTTCGATATGGATATGCAGTTCGGCCTTCGGCATGCCGCGGACGATCGCGCGCAATTGGGGGTTCATCATGGGTGTTCCTTATAGGGTGACGATAAAAATGCTGGCTCGCACGCGCCGGGCGCGGCGCGGAAGACGCACGCGCGGCGCGCAGGGCCATCAGACATGCAGGCATCTTAGCGCAAGATGGCCAGCCTCACCGGCGCCCGGCCGCCATGGCGCAGGCCGCGGCAGCGCCATGGCCGGCTCCGGCACGCGCTGGCGAATTGTCGTATGATGATTTAAAAGGTACAAAAAGGTTCATCGAAATTGATGGAAAATCTGATGATTTATCCAATTAAATCAACAATTTACAAACAAGTATTAAGGATATGCTGACATATCTTTTGACTTCCTGATCCTTTAGAGCAATAATAAATTTCATGGGGTAAAGGTAGGTGCAACAAGCGCTATCAACAGTGAAAAAAAAGCCGGCTGGCTACGTCAGCACACGGCATCAAGCGCCAGTTTTTTGGTCCGGGCAATCCGGACTCGCAAAGACAGCCGGGCTTGAAACAACAATAAAAATCGATACGGGGTACAGGAAAAGTTCAGACGGCAAGCCCAGGCGAGTGCCAGGCGGGCGGCCATGGTGACTGGCAGTACAGGTTTACATTAAAGGACATTGACATGACCATTTTTGATAACTATGCAGCACGCTACGAGCGCACCCGCGAAGAGGAAATGTCGCTCACCGAATACCTGGCCCTGTGCAAGAAGGACAAGCTGACCTATGCCAGCGCGCCCGAACGCATGCTGGCCGCCATCGGCGAGCCGCAACTGGTCGACACGCGCAACGACACGCGCTTGTCGCGCATCTTCGCCAACAAGATCATCAAGATCTATCCCGCCTTCCGCGAGTTCTACGGCACCGAGGAAGTCATCGAGCAAGTCGTCTCGTATTTCCGCCACGCGGCGCAAGGCCTGGAAGAACGCAAGCAGATCCTGTATCTGCTGGGGCCTGTCGGCGGCGGCAAATCGTCGATCGCGGAAAAGCTCAAGTCGCTGATGGAGCATGTGCCCTTCTATTGCCTGAAAGGCTCGCCCGTCAACGAATCGCCGCTGGGCCTGTTCAACGAGGAAGAGGACGGCACCATCCTGGAAGAGGATTACGGCATCCCGCGCCGCTACCTGCGCAACATCCCCAGCCCGTGGGCCGTGAAGCGCCTGCATGAATACAATGGCGATATCAACCAGTTCCGCGTCGTCAAGCGCTACCCGTCCGTGCTGAAACAGATCGCCATCTCGAAAACGGAGCCGGGCGACGAAAACAACCAGGATATTTCTTCGCTGGTGGGCAAGGTCGACATCCGCAAGCTGGAAGACTATGCGCAGGACGACCCGGACGCCTACAGCTATTCGGGCGGCCTGTGCCTGGCCAACCAGGGCTTGATGGAATTCGTGGAAATGTTCAAGGCGCCGATCAAGGTCTTGCATCCGCTGCTGACGGCCACGCAGGAAGGCAACTACAAGGGCACGGAAGGCTTCGGCGCGATTCCGTTCGACGGCATCATCCTGGCCCACTCGAACGAGTCGGAATGGAAGACCTTCAAGAACAACCGCAACAACGAGGCGTTTCTTGACCGTATCTATATAGTCAAGGTGCCGTATTGCCTGCGCGTCTCCGATGAAATCAAGATCTACGACAAGCTGGTGGCCAATTCCTCGCTGGTCAAGGCCCCATGCGCGCCCGGCACCCTGCGCATGATGGCGCAGTTCGCCATCCTGTCGCGCCTGAAAGACCCGGAAAACTCCAGCATCTTTTCGAAGATGCTCGTCTACGATGGCGAGAACCTCAAGGATACGGACCCGAAAGCCAAGTCCATGCACGAATACGTCGATTACGCGGGCGTGGACGAAGGCATGAACGGCTTGTCGACGCGCTTTGCCTTCAAGATCCTGTCAAAAGTGTTCAACTTTGACAATTCCGAAGTGGCCGCCAATCCCGTGCATCTATTATATGTACTGGAACAGCAGGTCGAGCGCGAGCAATTCGCGCCGGAACTCGAGCAGCGCTACTTCTCCTATATCAAGGAGCACCTGGCGCAGCGCTATGTGGAATTCATCGGCAAGGAGATCCAGACGGCTTACCTGGAAAGCTATTCGGAATACGGACAGAACATCTTCGACCGCTATGTGACGTTTGCCGATTTCTGGATACAGGACCAGGAATACCGCGATCCGGACACGGGCGAAAGTTTCGACCGCGAATCGCTGAACAATGAACTGGAAAAGATCGAGAAGCCGGCGGGCATTTCCAATCCGAAGGATTTCCGCAATGAAATCGTGAACTTCGGCTTGCGCGCGCGGGCCTCGAACGGCGGCAAGAATCCCGCCTGGACCAGTTATGAAAAGTTCCGCACCGTGATTGAAAAGAAAATGTTTTCGAATACGGAGGAATTGCTGCCCGTGATTTCCTTCAATGCCAAGGCCAGCGCCGAC
This genomic interval carries:
- a CDS encoding ABC transporter permease codes for the protein MFRLSLKMTGRDWRAGQLRFLLVALIVAVAALSAVGFFVDRLRAGLNRDAHQLLGADLVISADQPVNAAWRAEAQKRGFLLADTVTFPSMAQAGEGEQSLSQLASIKAVSPGYPQRGKLKITTKPSEAQDAVGRPTDQVPAPGTLWVDAAILSSLNARLGDTLTLGDKAFTVTQLIASEPDRGASFLNFAPRVMLPLSDLAATALVQNGSRVSYRLLLSAPPAKAAELAQYQTWLESQIKTQAIKGVRIESLESGSPQMQSTLDRADRFLSLVGLLSAMLAAVAVAMAARRFMLRHLDACAMLRCLGLTQNQVTAMYVIEFLLVGLAGSVVGVMVGFGGHLVLLELLGKLVQSDLPSVSMLPALQGVATGMLLLLGFALPPILQLRNVPHNRVIRREQEPPQALAVATYGLGIAAFVVLLLWQAGDVKLALLTAAGFLGGFALFGLAGWLGIRSLKTLRGAFNHQGWRFAVTSLQRRPGATVIQVVSLALGLMALLLLTVVRGDLMVAWRNATPPDAPNRFMINILPEQKEPIAARLAQAGVANAPLYPMIRGRLVAVNGNAITETTYEDDRAKGLADREFNLSTMATMQEENKLVAGKWFGNGPGAPAEASVEEGIAKTLKLKLGDKLRFDIAGQPVEAAITSLRKLEWGSMRVNFFVIINPAAMADTPQTWITAFHLPPAQADLGNALLRDYPNLTVVDVGGVLKQIQGVLDQVVTAVEFLFAFTLASGLLVLYAALMGSQDERTREAGLLRALGATRRQLAQAQLIEFSLVGALAGLLAASGAAAMGWALATYQFKFAWSFAPGVWAFGLLAGALCAIAGGWLGLRNVLKHPPLQTLREG
- a CDS encoding adenosine deaminase, whose protein sequence is MMNPQLRAIVRGMPKAELHIHIEGSLEPELIFALAERNGVPLGYESVEHLRSAYAFTDLQSFLDIYYAGASVLLKEQDFYDMTQAYLRRAEADNVLHTEIFFDPQTHTARGVAMADVINGIHRACQDSPVSAALILCFLRHLSEEEAFETLEDALPHRDKFIGIGLDSSEVGNPPEKFSRVFARCRELGLHLVAHAGEEGPPAYIRTALDDLQVERIDHGVRCLEDAELTARLAREQVALTVCPLSNTKLRVFDQMHDHNLVQLLDAGLLVTVNSDDPAYFGGYMNDNFDAIFDALPLGLSHAQRLARNGFIAAFLPQAQKDAFLATVDAYFAQHAAAHGIAQ
- a CDS encoding PrkA family serine protein kinase, encoding MTIFDNYAARYERTREEEMSLTEYLALCKKDKLTYASAPERMLAAIGEPQLVDTRNDTRLSRIFANKIIKIYPAFREFYGTEEVIEQVVSYFRHAAQGLEERKQILYLLGPVGGGKSSIAEKLKSLMEHVPFYCLKGSPVNESPLGLFNEEEDGTILEEDYGIPRRYLRNIPSPWAVKRLHEYNGDINQFRVVKRYPSVLKQIAISKTEPGDENNQDISSLVGKVDIRKLEDYAQDDPDAYSYSGGLCLANQGLMEFVEMFKAPIKVLHPLLTATQEGNYKGTEGFGAIPFDGIILAHSNESEWKTFKNNRNNEAFLDRIYIVKVPYCLRVSDEIKIYDKLVANSSLVKAPCAPGTLRMMAQFAILSRLKDPENSSIFSKMLVYDGENLKDTDPKAKSMHEYVDYAGVDEGMNGLSTRFAFKILSKVFNFDNSEVAANPVHLLYVLEQQVEREQFAPELEQRYFSYIKEHLAQRYVEFIGKEIQTAYLESYSEYGQNIFDRYVTFADFWIQDQEYRDPDTGESFDRESLNNELEKIEKPAGISNPKDFRNEIVNFGLRARASNGGKNPAWTSYEKFRTVIEKKMFSNTEELLPVISFNAKASADDANKHADFVARMVEKGYTAKQVRLLCEWYLRVRKSS